A genomic region of Raphanus sativus cultivar WK10039 chromosome 6, ASM80110v3, whole genome shotgun sequence contains the following coding sequences:
- the LOC108809188 gene encoding probable 6-phosphogluconolactonase 1, whose product MALTWTHKDRGEIRLHEDLEELSIDLVDYIAEISEASIKEHGAFCIVLSGGSLINLMGKLVEPPYNKIVDWSKWYVFWADERVVGKNHDDSNYKLAKDNLLSKVNVFPRHICSINNHTVSAEEAGTEYEFAIRQMVKARTVTASENSDCPKFDLILLGMGSDGHVASLFPNHPALEVKDDWVTFLTDSPEPPLERITFTLPVINSAASVVVVATGESKANAVHLAIDDLPSLESTLSLPARLVHPTSGNLIWFMDKPAGSKLDRFKFSE is encoded by the exons atGGCACTTACTTGGACTCACAAAGACAGAGGTGAAATTAGGCTTCATGAGGATTTGGAGGAACTAAGCATAGACTTGGTAGATTATATAGCTGAGATATCAGAAGCCTCCATCAAAGAACATGGTGCTTTCTGCATTGTGTTATCAGGAGGCTCTCTCATCAACTTGATGGG AAAATTGGTCGAGCCGCCTTACAACAAGATTGTAGATTGGTCTAAATGGTATGTTTTTTGGGCTGATGAACGTGTGGTAGGTAAGAACCATGACGATAGCAACTACAAGCTCGCCAAGGATAATCTCCTCTCTAAG GTAAATGTGTTTCCAAGGCATATATGTTCCATTAACAACCATACGGTCTCGGCGGAAGAAGCTGGAACAGAGTATGAATTCGCCATCAGACAGATGGTAAAAGCACGAACGGTGACTGCCTCTGAAAATAGCGACTGCCCCAAGTTTGATCTCATTTTGCTTGGGATGGGCTCTGATGGACATGTAGCCTCGCTCTTCCCGAACCACCCAGCACTTGAGGTGAAGGACGATTGGGTTACGTTCCTAACCGACTCACCTGAACCGCCACTAGAGAGAATCACATTCACTTTGCCAGTTATAAACTCAGCTGCTAGTGTTGTTGTAGTTGCAACCGGCGAATCCAAAGCCAATGCTGTTCACTTAGCGATAGATGATTTGCCTTCTCTAGAAAGCACTCTTTCCCTGCCTGCTAGGCTGGTCCACCCAACCAGTGGGAATCTGATCTGGTTTATGGATAAACCAGCAGGATCTAAACTTGACAGGTTTAAATTCTCTGAGTAG